The Pseudoalteromonas tunicata genome segment TCTCGATGCGTTAGCCTCACTAACCGAATATGCCATCAATCGACACTATAGTGAAATAACCAGCATCGGCTCGCAGCGTATCATTGATTTTTTACAAGCCGTGATCTATAAGCAAATAACACTGGTGGTTGCATGGAGCCGCGTTGGTTTTATACATGGCGTAATGAATACCGATAATACCGCTATCAGTGGTGAAACCATTGATTTTGGGCCCTGCGCCATGATGAATCACTATCATCTAGGCACTGTATTTAGCTCAATTGATCGCAATAGCCGCTATGCCTTTGGCAACCAAGGCCGTATTGCACAGTGGAACATGGCACGCTTAGCTGAGGCGTTACTGCCACTTATTAATGAAGACCAAGCACAAGCTGTAGCCTTGGTCGAACCGCTCATCATGAAATTTTCTGAGCAATATCAAGCAGCTTTTTATCAAATGATGGCCAATAAACTAGGCTGTACCGACAGCAATGATGCCGTAAAAGCTTTAGTGGACCAATTATTAATACTGATGCAAGAACAGGCACTTGATTACACAAATACTTTTATTGCGTTACAGTTATCACTTGATGATGACACTCACGCAAATAAGTTAAAAACACAACTCGGTGATTGGTATCAAGCGTGGCGTGATTATCTTGTTTCATCCAGTACGGCAACAGATTCAGCATCCGCTTTGATGACAAGAACCAACCCGCTAGTGATCCCTCGCAATCATAATGTTGAGGCTGTTTTGGCTCAATTTGAACAACAGCAAACAACCGACATTAATGAGTTTTTAACTATTTTACGTGATCCATATCATGCACTAGACTCTACTGCAAAATACCAGCTACCACCAAGTGACGGTGATAGCCATTATCGCACCTTTTGCGGCACTTAATTTAATAACGAAAAAAGAACTATGAGCCAAATAGAATTAGACAAAAACCATCAGGTATTAATTGTTCGTCCAACCGTAATGCCAAGCGATGAAGACTTTGCTTTGTGGGCAAGTATTTTTTTGCATCATGAAGCCATCAGCTTACAGCAAATAGAGCAAGGTGCTGATCGCCACTTGCAACGTTTTAGCTTTCAAGGTGAAGGGTTTGACTTACACTTTGAGCACTACAGCAACAGTGTCTGGATTAATGGCGAAGGCGCTTTTGCCGAACATTTACTTCCAGAATTAATGAATTGTTTATCAAACTAAAAAAGGTTTGGATAATGAATGTATTATCCAAACCTTGTTTTATCACTTTATTTACCCCAAGCTAATTAACCTAAATACTCGGTCATAAATCTCTCTCAGGCATCGATATTCAGCGTTAGCAGCCTTGGATTAACGCACAATCGACTCGAATGTAATACAAACCTCTTATCTTGAACTCTGGTTAATCAAGTTGCTTTTTAAAGCGCAGTGATGCCGCAATTAAAGCAAAAACACTGAAACCGGCGAGCCATACAATATCGGGGGTAAGCGTCATGATATCGGCATCGCGTAATAATAACGCGCGAATGGCGCGAATATAATGCGTTGCGGGTAAAGCTTCGGCTAAATACTGGGCAAACTTTGGCATGCCTTCATAAGGAAACATAAAACCCGATAGTAATATCGATGGCAGTAAGATAAAAATCGTCATCTGCATCGACTGCAGCTGAGTTTTTGCAATCGTTGAAATCAATAAACCTAATGCCAAACTAGCTGCGATAAATAATAAGGTAAAACATAAAATAGCAGCGTTACTGCCATTGATTGGCACTGAAAAGACCAATTTTCCCAAACCCAAAATAATCGCCATTTGCAGTAAACCAATCAGTAAAAAAGGTACTATTTTGGCCAGCATCAGTTCAATCGGTTTGATAGGTGTATTGATCAGCATTTCTAGGTTACCGCGCTCACGTTCTCGCACAATAGCCGCTGAGGTAAACATGATCATGGTCATGGTTAAAATCACGCCAACTAAACCTGGCACAATATTAACCACAGTGCGCTGCTCTGGGTTAAAAAACAGTGCAACTTCAAAAGTCGGCACCGCTTTATTGACCGGCTTATTAAGTAATTCGGCCAATGGCATTTGCCTTAGGCCTTTAATGGCGCTTGCTATCATAGTATCGGAGCCATCCACCAGCCACTGAGCTAATGGCCGACTAGTATGACCGCTAGTTGCCGGTGGCGATGCTAACCCAACCACAGCATGGCGCACCAAGCGCTGACTTAAATCGGCAGGGATCACTAAAATAGCTTTAACCTCACCCGATTGCAGCGCAATTTTTGCAGTTTGCTCATCGGAATAATGCTGCGTTATTGCAACCACATTGGTAGCGCTAATGGTTTGCACCAGAATACGGCTTAAGGTGTTTTGGCTGTGATCAACCAACGCCACGGGAATATGCCGAACATTGGTATTGATGGCAAAACCAAACAACATTAGCTGAATAAGCGGGATCATAATCACCATACGCAAGGTCATTTTATCGCGTTTAAGTTGATAAAACTCCTTGATAACAATTGCTAAAATACGACGCAATGCATTCATGCTAATCCCTCGCTGGTGCAAGTAACAAACACATCTTCTAAATTTGGCCGCACCGCATTAACCTTAACCGAAAACTCTTGCAGTAATTCATTTAAGTATTGCTCTGGTTGCGAGTAAGATTTTGCCACCAGCACCCGCAAACGGCTCCCTAACTGCGCAACGGATAAAATAATGTCATTGACCACTAAACATTGTTTTATGTCGCCAAGCAGCTCACCTTCTACTTCATAAACCCAAGCTGTCATTTGCGCCATCAGCTCATCGGGGGAGCCATCGGCGCGTTTCACGCCTTGTTTTAATATAGCCAATTTATGGCAGCGCTCCGCCTCATCCATATAATGGGTTGAGACTAAAATACTCGCGCCTTGCTCGCACAATTGAAATAGTTTTTGCCAAAAATCGCGCCGATTTTGCGGATCAACCGCAGAAGTGGGCTCATCTAAAAACAACAGTTTAGGTTTGTGAATAATGGCGGCGGCCAGTCCTAAGCGCTGTTTTTGCCCGCCACTCATAGTACCTGCTAATTGATTTGCAAACGGTCGTAAGTCATAGTTTTCGAGTAATTCATCAACTCGAGTGGCCATCGCTTGGCGTGATAAACCATAAATCCGCGCAACAAAACGTAAGTTTTCAAGCACGGTTAAATCGTCATACAGCGCAAATTTTTGCGTCATATAACCTACGTGTAATTTAAGTGCTTCAGCTTGTGCTGGTAACTCAAAACCTAAAACGTTAACTGAACCTGCGGTTGGACTGAGTAGCCCTGTTAACATGCGAATAGCGGTGGTTTTACCACAGCCATTTGGTCCTAGAAATCCATAAATCGTGCCTTGTTCAACCTGCAAATCGAGCGCATTAATCGCTTTATAGTCGCCAAATTGCATCGTGAGTTGCTTGGCATCAATCACAAACTTGCTCATGGCATCTCAACCTGCACGGGTACTCCGCTCGGTAAGTGGGCGAACTGTGGTGGTAATTCCACTTGCGCCAGATACATTAATTGGCTGCGCTCTTGCTGATTTAACGCATAATAAGGCGTAAAAGCAGCCTCACTTGCAATCCAGCGCACAGTACCAGAAATCGTTTCGGCAATCCCATCAA includes the following:
- a CDS encoding protein adenylyltransferase SelO, whose amino-acid sequence is MKFSNTYNQLDAVFFQPVAPTPVRQPELLLWNTSLANELNIAPELQNNSALLAQYFSGNQLPVGAEPIAQAYAGHQFGHFNPQLGDGRAHLLGELINNNGQRVDIALKGSGPTAFSRQGDGRCALGPAVREFIMSEAMAALGVPTTRCLAVVKTGELVFREQAKMGAVVTRIATSHLRVGTFQYFSAQGNLDALASLTEYAINRHYSEITSIGSQRIIDFLQAVIYKQITLVVAWSRVGFIHGVMNTDNTAISGETIDFGPCAMMNHYHLGTVFSSIDRNSRYAFGNQGRIAQWNMARLAEALLPLINEDQAQAVALVEPLIMKFSEQYQAAFYQMMANKLGCTDSNDAVKALVDQLLILMQEQALDYTNTFIALQLSLDDDTHANKLKTQLGDWYQAWRDYLVSSSTATDSASALMTRTNPLVIPRNHNVEAVLAQFEQQQTTDINEFLTILRDPYHALDSTAKYQLPPSDGDSHYRTFCGT
- a CDS encoding DUF3630 family protein, producing the protein MSQIELDKNHQVLIVRPTVMPSDEDFALWASIFLHHEAISLQQIEQGADRHLQRFSFQGEGFDLHFEHYSNSVWINGEGAFAEHLLPELMNCLSN
- a CDS encoding ABC transporter permease translates to MNALRRILAIVIKEFYQLKRDKMTLRMVIMIPLIQLMLFGFAINTNVRHIPVALVDHSQNTLSRILVQTISATNVVAITQHYSDEQTAKIALQSGEVKAILVIPADLSQRLVRHAVVGLASPPATSGHTSRPLAQWLVDGSDTMIASAIKGLRQMPLAELLNKPVNKAVPTFEVALFFNPEQRTVVNIVPGLVGVILTMTMIMFTSAAIVRERERGNLEMLINTPIKPIELMLAKIVPFLLIGLLQMAIILGLGKLVFSVPINGSNAAILCFTLLFIAASLALGLLISTIAKTQLQSMQMTIFILLPSILLSGFMFPYEGMPKFAQYLAEALPATHYIRAIRALLLRDADIMTLTPDIVWLAGFSVFALIAASLRFKKQLD
- a CDS encoding ATP-binding cassette domain-containing protein; this translates as MSKFVIDAKQLTMQFGDYKAINALDLQVEQGTIYGFLGPNGCGKTTAIRMLTGLLSPTAGSVNVLGFELPAQAEALKLHVGYMTQKFALYDDLTVLENLRFVARIYGLSRQAMATRVDELLENYDLRPFANQLAGTMSGGQKQRLGLAAAIIHKPKLLFLDEPTSAVDPQNRRDFWQKLFQLCEQGASILVSTHYMDEAERCHKLAILKQGVKRADGSPDELMAQMTAWVYEVEGELLGDIKQCLVVNDIILSVAQLGSRLRVLVAKSYSQPEQYLNELLQEFSVKVNAVRPNLEDVFVTCTSEGLA